In Sphingopyxis sp. 113P3, one DNA window encodes the following:
- a CDS encoding MFS transporter, which produces MTNTLPSAKAAWTSVAVLFVYSVFAMVDRQIMTMLVDPIRRDLGISDVEASLLLGLSFALFYTTVGVAMGWVADHVSRRALIGVSVALWGLASAACGLASNFTELFIARMLVGVGEAALGPAAYSMIADSFPRHRLSLAMSVFIMGGLVGGAIALLAGGFVISWSTTHASITLPLLGNLHSWRLVFFVTGVPGPLLALLVLLLREPARVGKPITDDGTPAGLAPFLQANWRLLALLCVGFGAMSMIVNSTFAWTPTILGRSFGASPLDIGVVMSLLVLFAGLPGQLATGWWVDRRHECGDFSANLRLFPLTLPFAAACGILALLSERLPVFGMAMIPYYFFAMTFLGVAAAALQMITPSELRGRVSGLFIMIITLIGFGLGPTLVAAISTALDPAGLAIGKALAVVIGAAAGVATLSLTLALKRFREALHAEQPQ; this is translated from the coding sequence ATGACCAATACCCTTCCTTCGGCGAAGGCCGCATGGACCAGTGTCGCGGTCTTGTTCGTCTATTCGGTGTTCGCGATGGTCGATCGCCAGATCATGACGATGCTGGTCGATCCCATCCGCCGGGATCTCGGTATCAGCGATGTCGAGGCGAGCCTGCTGCTCGGTCTGTCCTTTGCGCTTTTCTACACCACGGTCGGGGTTGCCATGGGCTGGGTAGCCGATCACGTCTCGCGACGCGCATTGATCGGGGTCAGCGTCGCGCTGTGGGGCTTGGCCTCAGCGGCCTGCGGTCTTGCGTCGAACTTTACCGAGTTGTTCATCGCGCGCATGCTGGTCGGCGTGGGAGAGGCGGCGCTTGGACCCGCCGCCTATTCGATGATCGCAGACTCCTTTCCCCGCCACAGACTGTCGCTTGCCATGTCGGTGTTCATCATGGGCGGTCTCGTCGGCGGTGCGATCGCACTTCTCGCCGGCGGCTTCGTCATCAGCTGGAGCACCACGCATGCCAGCATCACACTGCCGCTATTAGGCAATCTGCATAGCTGGCGATTGGTCTTCTTCGTGACCGGCGTGCCAGGCCCTCTGCTCGCGCTCCTCGTTCTGCTGCTGCGCGAACCGGCGCGCGTCGGCAAGCCGATCACAGATGACGGCACGCCAGCCGGCCTCGCGCCGTTTCTGCAGGCCAACTGGCGGTTGCTCGCCCTGCTGTGCGTTGGCTTCGGCGCGATGAGCATGATCGTCAACTCGACCTTCGCTTGGACTCCCACCATTCTCGGACGCAGCTTCGGAGCCTCGCCCCTCGACATCGGCGTGGTGATGTCGCTGCTGGTGCTCTTCGCAGGGCTGCCTGGCCAGCTGGCGACCGGCTGGTGGGTCGACCGGCGCCACGAATGTGGCGACTTCTCCGCAAATCTTCGCCTCTTTCCGCTCACGCTGCCATTCGCCGCCGCTTGCGGCATTCTGGCATTGCTGTCGGAACGTCTGCCGGTGTTCGGGATGGCGATGATCCCGTACTATTTCTTCGCGATGACCTTTCTCGGCGTCGCCGCCGCAGCGCTTCAGATGATCACACCGAGCGAGTTGCGAGGAAGGGTCTCCGGCCTGTTCATTATGATCATCACGCTGATCGGGTTTGGCCTCGGCCCCACGCTGGTGGCGGCGATCTCGACCGCCCTCGATCCGGCCGGACTAGCGATCGGCAAGGCGCTTGCCGTCGTGATTGGCGCCGCCGCCGGCGTCGCCACACTATCGCTGACGCTCGCGCTGAAACGCTTTCGCGAAGCGTTACACGCCGAGCAGCCTCAATAA
- a CDS encoding aldolase/citrate lyase family protein — MSNIFKRALREQRPQIGLWQGLGSSYTAEICASAGFDWLLFDGEHSPTDIPVLLTQLQAVSGTKAHAIGRPPVGAPWLIKQYLDLGFQTLLVPMVNSADEAAELVRACRYPPAGVRGVATSRASRWGRDRSYLATADDEICLLVQVETREAIDAVAAIASVEGVDGVFIGPSDLSASLGHRGQPAHAEVAGRIEDAISAILTAGKAPGILSADVATAQRYLELGCVFVAVGTDMGLMVRATDALAAEFGRGAGAPPQPAGTY, encoded by the coding sequence ATGAGCAATATCTTCAAAAGGGCGCTCCGCGAGCAACGCCCGCAGATCGGCTTATGGCAGGGCCTCGGCAGTTCCTACACGGCAGAGATCTGCGCGAGCGCCGGCTTTGATTGGCTGCTTTTCGATGGCGAGCACAGCCCCACGGACATTCCTGTGCTGTTGACGCAACTCCAGGCGGTCAGCGGTACGAAGGCGCATGCCATCGGCCGCCCTCCGGTCGGTGCGCCGTGGCTGATCAAGCAGTACCTTGATCTGGGCTTCCAGACGCTGCTGGTCCCGATGGTCAATAGTGCCGACGAGGCGGCGGAGCTTGTGCGCGCCTGTCGCTACCCGCCGGCGGGTGTCAGAGGTGTCGCGACGAGCCGCGCCTCGCGCTGGGGGCGGGATCGCAGCTATCTCGCCACCGCGGATGACGAGATCTGTCTTCTGGTGCAGGTCGAAACGCGCGAGGCGATCGACGCGGTCGCCGCGATCGCCTCGGTCGAAGGGGTGGATGGTGTATTCATCGGCCCAAGTGATCTGTCCGCTTCGCTGGGCCATCGCGGCCAGCCGGCTCATGCCGAGGTGGCGGGACGGATCGAGGATGCGATCTCGGCGATCCTCACGGCGGGGAAGGCGCCGGGTATTCTGAGTGCGGATGTCGCGACGGCGCAGCGCTATCTTGAACTTGGTTGCGTGTTCGTTGCAGTCGGCACCGACATGGGCTTGATGGTACGTGCGACCGACGCGCTGGCAGCGGAGTTCGGACGAGGGGCGGGCGCACCGCCCCAGCCGGCCGGGACTTATTGA
- a CDS encoding class I adenylate-forming enzyme family protein — protein MFLRDFVRRCAEKFPEDIAYVDAARRSNWAEMHRRSNRLARALQGLGIGKGVSTAILSHNRIEVAEHWFACMKTGSVRAGLNWRYSSREMMHVIRDCDARAIFIEAQCVGSLSEHFEELAAEGRILIGFGGAHDLPVDYEKLIAGTTGAPDLPPLEEDAVGAIGYTSGTTGNPKGVLLSHRNLLTSLVFNNMVNGYTKQDRRIYVTNPAGININTMCMNIITGMTTVLENFQAERFLDLIEEHRITTVTVVPTMLRRIVDDVKAGHWDISSLRQVCYGTMPATPALIREAYSTLNCQFLNRYGVSESTGSVALLDDVGHRQALDGDIALLRSVGKAMPHADIQIRDEDGNEVPRGELGLVWIGGDTVMQGYLNLPELNAKTVFGKWLKTGDFGRMDERGYVFLGDRQHNMIVTGGFNVYPNAVENALAEFKGVGEVAVFGMPHPQWGEAVVAAVTVSGEADVTPEALDRHCRENVSKFEVPKHIAILPSLPRGNTDKVDKRAIQAMFAEPGKLPWAIEKETA, from the coding sequence ATGTTTCTCCGAGACTTCGTGCGACGCTGTGCCGAGAAGTTTCCCGAAGACATCGCTTACGTCGATGCCGCTCGCCGCAGCAATTGGGCCGAGATGCATCGCCGGTCGAACCGGCTCGCCCGCGCGTTGCAAGGCCTCGGCATCGGCAAGGGCGTGAGTACCGCGATCCTGTCGCATAATCGCATCGAGGTCGCCGAACATTGGTTCGCCTGCATGAAAACCGGCTCCGTTCGCGCGGGACTGAATTGGCGCTATTCGTCGCGGGAGATGATGCACGTCATCCGCGACTGCGATGCGCGCGCGATTTTCATCGAGGCCCAATGCGTCGGCAGCCTGTCGGAGCATTTTGAAGAACTGGCCGCCGAAGGACGTATCCTGATCGGTTTCGGCGGCGCCCATGACCTGCCGGTCGATTACGAGAAGTTGATCGCCGGAACCACGGGTGCGCCGGACCTGCCCCCGCTCGAGGAAGATGCGGTCGGCGCGATCGGCTATACCTCCGGCACCACCGGCAATCCCAAAGGCGTGCTGCTCAGCCACCGCAACCTGCTGACCTCGCTGGTGTTCAACAACATGGTGAATGGTTACACCAAGCAGGATCGCCGCATCTATGTGACGAATCCCGCCGGCATCAACATCAACACGATGTGCATGAACATCATCACCGGCATGACCACGGTGCTCGAAAACTTCCAGGCCGAACGCTTCCTCGACCTCATAGAGGAGCATCGCATCACGACGGTTACGGTCGTGCCGACGATGCTGCGGCGCATCGTCGATGACGTGAAGGCCGGGCACTGGGACATCTCCTCCTTGCGCCAGGTCTGCTACGGCACCATGCCCGCGACGCCCGCATTGATCCGTGAAGCCTACTCGACCCTGAACTGTCAGTTCCTCAACCGCTATGGCGTATCGGAGTCGACCGGCTCGGTTGCGCTGCTGGACGATGTCGGGCATCGTCAGGCGCTCGATGGCGACATCGCCCTGCTTCGCTCGGTCGGCAAGGCGATGCCGCATGCCGACATCCAGATCCGCGATGAAGACGGCAACGAAGTCCCCCGCGGCGAACTCGGTCTGGTGTGGATTGGCGGCGACACGGTCATGCAGGGCTATCTCAACCTGCCCGAGCTCAACGCGAAGACGGTGTTTGGAAAATGGCTCAAGACCGGCGATTTCGGTCGGATGGATGAGCGCGGCTATGTGTTCCTCGGTGACCGTCAGCACAATATGATCGTGACGGGTGGCTTCAACGTCTATCCGAACGCCGTCGAAAACGCGCTGGCGGAGTTCAAGGGCGTGGGCGAGGTCGCGGTCTTCGGCATGCCGCATCCGCAATGGGGCGAGGCCGTGGTTGCGGCCGTGACCGTCTCCGGGGAGGCGGACGTGACCCCGGAGGCACTCGATCGCCACTGCCGCGAGAATGTGTCGAAGTTCGAGGTGCCCAAGCACATCGCCATCCTTCCCTCGCTACCGCGCGGCAATACCGACAAAGTCGACAAACGCGCGATTCAGGCGATGTTTGCGGAGCCGGGCAAATTGCCCTGGGCGATCGAGAAGGAGACCGCGTGA